The Geobacillus stearothermophilus ATCC 12980 genome contains a region encoding:
- the dtd gene encoding D-aminoacyl-tRNA deacylase: protein MRAVIQRAKEAKVTVDGETVGAIDAGLVVLLGVTHEDTEDDAAYLAEKIAHLRIFEDENGKMNRSLLDVGGAVLSVSQFTLYGDCRKGRRPNFMAAAKPDHALPLYEAFNAALRERGVHVETGVFGAMMDVSLTNDGPVTLIIDSSEKPGNR from the coding sequence GTGAGAGCGGTCATCCAGCGGGCGAAAGAGGCCAAAGTCACCGTCGACGGCGAGACGGTCGGAGCGATTGATGCCGGGCTTGTCGTCCTTCTTGGCGTTACACACGAGGACACGGAGGACGATGCTGCCTATTTGGCTGAGAAAATCGCTCATTTGCGTATTTTTGAAGATGAAAACGGAAAAATGAACCGCTCCTTGCTTGACGTCGGCGGGGCGGTGCTGTCGGTGTCGCAGTTCACCCTTTACGGTGACTGCCGAAAAGGCCGGCGCCCGAACTTTATGGCGGCGGCAAAGCCCGACCATGCCTTGCCGCTGTATGAAGCGTTCAACGCCGCTTTGCGCGAAAGAGGCGTTCATGTAGAAACCGGCGTATTCGGTGCGATGATGGACGTATCGCTCACAAACGACGGGCCGGTCACCTTGATCATCGACAGCAGCGAGAAACCGGGAAACCGATGA
- a CDS encoding RelA/SpoT family protein, translated as MANEQVLTAEQVFERASCYLSEQDVAFLKKAYEFAKHAHRDQFRKSGEPYIIHPIQVAGILVDLKMDATTIAAGFLHDVIEDTEATKEDLEREFGAKVAMLVDGVTKLGKIKYKSQEEQQAENHRKMFLAMAQDIRVILIKLADRLHNMRTLKHLPAEKQRRIANETLEIFAPLAHRLGISKIKWELEDTALRYLNPQQYYRIVNLMKKKRAEREQYLEEVIQEVRERLNEVHIPCEISGRPKHIYSIYRKMVMQNKQFNEIYDLLAVRIIVNSIKDCYAVLGIIHTCWKPMPGRFKDYIAMPKPNMYQSLHTTVIGPKGEPLEVQIRTFEMHQIAEFGIAAHWAYKEGKTIKPNSFEEKLSWFREILEWQNDASNAEEFMESLKMDLFSDMVFVFTPKGDVIELPAGSVPIDFAYRIHSEIGNKTIGAKVNGKMVPLDYKLQTGDIVEILTSKHSYGPSQDWLKLAKTSQARNKIRQFFKKQRREENIEKGKEMVEKEVRSLGFEPKEVMTADNVKRVAEKFNFSNEDDMYAAVGYHGITAAQIAHRLTEKWRKQRDLEEQQRKLAEAVFEAKLPAGKKRDCGIRVQGMDNLLIRLSRCCNPVPGDEIIGFITRGRGISVHRADCPNVKTEEAADRLIAVEWESGANGKCEYNVDIEITGFDRRGLLNEVLQAVNETRTDISAVSGRSDYRHKIATIHMTIAIHNLSHLQKVVDRIKQIPDIYSVQRLMNN; from the coding sequence ATGGCCAATGAACAAGTGCTGACAGCGGAGCAAGTGTTTGAACGAGCGAGCTGCTATTTGTCGGAGCAGGATGTCGCCTTTTTGAAAAAGGCGTATGAGTTTGCCAAGCACGCCCACCGCGACCAATTTCGGAAATCGGGCGAACCATACATCATCCACCCGATTCAAGTCGCGGGCATTTTGGTGGACTTAAAGATGGACGCGACAACGATCGCCGCCGGGTTTTTGCATGATGTCATCGAAGACACTGAGGCGACAAAAGAAGACCTTGAGCGCGAGTTCGGCGCGAAAGTGGCGATGCTTGTCGACGGGGTGACGAAGCTTGGGAAAATTAAATATAAATCGCAGGAAGAACAGCAGGCGGAAAACCACCGGAAAATGTTTTTGGCCATGGCGCAAGATATCCGGGTCATTTTGATCAAGCTCGCCGACCGGCTGCACAATATGCGGACATTGAAACATTTGCCGGCCGAAAAACAGCGGCGCATTGCCAATGAGACGCTCGAAATTTTCGCTCCGCTCGCGCATCGGCTCGGCATTTCGAAAATCAAATGGGAGCTTGAGGATACGGCGCTTCGCTATTTAAACCCGCAGCAATATTACCGCATCGTCAATTTAATGAAGAAAAAGCGGGCTGAGCGCGAGCAATATTTGGAGGAAGTCATTCAAGAAGTGCGCGAACGGCTCAACGAAGTGCATATTCCTTGCGAAATTTCCGGGCGTCCGAAACATATTTACAGCATTTACCGAAAAATGGTAATGCAAAACAAACAGTTTAATGAAATTTACGATTTGCTTGCCGTCCGCATCATTGTCAACAGCATTAAAGACTGCTACGCGGTGCTCGGCATCATCCATACATGCTGGAAGCCGATGCCAGGGCGCTTCAAAGACTACATCGCCATGCCGAAGCCGAACATGTACCAGTCGCTCCACACGACGGTGATCGGCCCCAAGGGTGAGCCGCTCGAGGTGCAAATCCGCACATTCGAAATGCATCAAATCGCCGAGTTCGGAATTGCCGCCCATTGGGCGTACAAAGAAGGAAAGACGATCAAACCTAATTCATTTGAAGAAAAGCTGTCTTGGTTTCGGGAAATTTTGGAGTGGCAAAACGACGCGAGCAATGCCGAAGAGTTCATGGAATCGCTCAAGATGGACTTGTTTTCCGATATGGTGTTCGTTTTCACGCCAAAGGGCGACGTCATCGAGCTGCCAGCCGGGTCGGTGCCGATCGATTTCGCCTATCGCATCCATTCGGAAATCGGCAATAAAACGATCGGCGCCAAAGTGAACGGCAAAATGGTGCCGCTTGACTATAAGCTTCAGACGGGCGACATCGTGGAAATTTTGACGTCGAAACATTCGTACGGTCCAAGCCAGGACTGGCTGAAGCTCGCCAAGACGTCGCAGGCGCGCAACAAAATCCGCCAGTTTTTCAAAAAACAGCGGCGTGAAGAAAATATCGAAAAAGGAAAAGAAATGGTCGAAAAAGAAGTGCGCAGCCTCGGTTTTGAACCGAAAGAAGTGATGACGGCGGACAACGTCAAGCGCGTTGCGGAAAAATTTAATTTTTCGAATGAAGACGATATGTATGCGGCAGTCGGCTATCATGGCATCACAGCGGCGCAAATCGCTCATCGGTTGACGGAAAAATGGCGGAAGCAGCGCGATCTCGAGGAACAGCAGCGCAAACTGGCCGAAGCGGTCTTCGAAGCCAAGCTGCCGGCTGGAAAAAAACGCGACTGCGGCATCCGCGTCCAAGGAATGGACAACTTGCTCATCCGTCTGTCGCGCTGCTGCAACCCGGTGCCGGGGGATGAAATCATCGGCTTTATTACCCGCGGCCGCGGCATTTCCGTCCACCGCGCCGATTGCCCGAACGTCAAGACCGAAGAAGCGGCCGATCGGTTGATTGCCGTAGAATGGGAAAGCGGGGCAAACGGAAAGTGCGAATATAACGTGGACATTGAGATCACCGGATTTGACCGCCGCGGTTTGCTGAATGAGGTGCTGCAGGCGGTCAATGAAACGCGAACAGACATTTCCGCCGTCTCGGGACGCTCCGATTATCGCCATAAAATCGCGACGATCCATATGACGATCGCCATTCATAATTTGAGCCACTTGCAAAAAGTGGTCGATCGAATCAAGCAAATTCCCGACATTTATTCCGTCCAGCGTTTGATGAACAACTAA
- a CDS encoding adenine phosphoribosyltransferase: MDLKQYITIVPDFPKPGIMFKDITTLMDNGLAYKYAIDQIVQYAREKQIDIVVGPEARGFIIGCPVAYALGVGFAPVRKEGKLPREVVRVEYGLEYGTDVLTMHKDAIKPGQRVLITDDLLATGGTMRATIDLVEQLGGVVAGLAFLIELTELGGRKKLEGYDILTLMQF; this comes from the coding sequence ATGGACTTAAAACAATACATTACGATTGTGCCCGATTTCCCGAAGCCGGGCATCATGTTTAAAGATATTACAACGCTGATGGACAACGGTCTGGCGTACAAATACGCGATCGACCAAATTGTTCAATATGCGCGCGAAAAACAAATCGATATCGTCGTTGGTCCGGAAGCGCGCGGCTTTATCATCGGATGCCCAGTCGCCTATGCGCTTGGCGTCGGGTTTGCGCCGGTGCGCAAGGAAGGGAAGCTGCCGCGCGAAGTCGTCCGTGTGGAGTATGGCCTGGAATATGGAACAGATGTCTTGACGATGCATAAAGATGCCATTAAGCCAGGGCAGCGTGTGTTGATCACCGACGATTTGCTCGCGACGGGTGGGACGATGCGGGCGACGATCGATTTGGTGGAACAGCTCGGCGGAGTGGTGGCCGGATTGGCGTTTTTGATTGAGCTCACCGAGCTTGGCGGCCGCAAAAAATTGGAAGGCTACGACATTTTGACGCTGATGCAGTTTTAA
- the recJ gene encoding single-stranded-DNA-specific exonuclease RecJ → MLKAKTRWEVERLDEQTVRRLAEEAGVTPLLARLLVRRGVRTASEAASFLNPLEQSFHDPFLLDGMERAIQRLKRAIDAGERVLVYGDYDADGVCSTSVMVSALKEAGASVEFYIPNRFTEGYGPNMAAFRSAKERGVSVIVTVDNGIAAVKEIAAANEWGMDVIVTDHHEPGPVLPEAHAIIHPKQPGSTYPFRDLAGVGVAFKVAHALLGRVPRHLLDLVAIGTIADLVPLVGENRLFVAHGLEALRATERIGLRALFRQCRIDAAAINEQTVGFVIAPRLNAAGRLGGADPAVALLMTDDENEAVQLAAEMDELNRERQQLVAQIAEEAADMVRRQFPPEEHRVLVVAGEGWNAGVVGIVASKLVEQFYRPAVVLSIDREKGIAKGSARSIHGFDLFASLSQCRDLLPHFGGHPMAAGMTLALDDVEELRQRLNAIAAETLSEDDFTPPTFIDASCSIAELTLSTARGLERFAPFGVGNPRPLVLVEGASVETMRRVGANGAHMKAVFSQDGAAIDAIGFGLGPLCEEIAPDARISAVGELSVNEWNGFAKPQLSLCDLAVSDCQLFDVRGCRDVRSLLERLPKEKRLVVSFRCETGQRPDVAPFRGELYCVPTEEEAGALSIDDRYVVLLDVPPRLALLSALLGNGRPARIYAVFAQPEAQFFRTFPTREHFKWFYAFLHQHRSFPLAKRGGELARARGWTEETVHFMAKVFLELDFISEQNGVISLVHQPAKRGLHESPTYRRRRDELEAEHQLVYSTYEQLKRCLAEMTRSQTHEEANVSWT, encoded by the coding sequence ATGTTGAAAGCGAAAACGCGTTGGGAGGTGGAGCGCCTCGATGAGCAGACGGTGAGGCGGCTGGCTGAGGAAGCCGGCGTCACGCCCTTATTGGCGAGGCTTCTCGTCCGCCGCGGGGTGCGGACGGCCTCGGAGGCGGCGTCGTTTCTCAATCCGCTTGAGCAATCGTTTCATGATCCGTTTTTGCTTGACGGGATGGAGCGCGCGATTCAGCGTCTAAAGCGGGCGATCGACGCGGGTGAACGCGTGTTGGTATACGGCGATTACGATGCCGATGGCGTTTGCAGCACGTCGGTGATGGTGAGTGCTCTCAAGGAGGCGGGGGCGTCGGTCGAGTTCTACATTCCGAACCGATTTACGGAAGGATACGGGCCGAACATGGCGGCGTTTCGCTCCGCAAAAGAGCGCGGCGTTTCCGTCATTGTGACCGTCGACAATGGGATTGCGGCGGTCAAGGAAATTGCGGCCGCCAACGAGTGGGGAATGGATGTCATCGTAACAGATCACCACGAGCCAGGTCCGGTGTTGCCGGAGGCGCATGCGATCATCCATCCGAAGCAGCCGGGAAGTACATATCCGTTTCGCGATTTAGCCGGCGTCGGCGTTGCGTTTAAGGTAGCCCATGCCTTGCTTGGGCGGGTGCCGCGCCATTTGCTTGATTTGGTCGCGATCGGCACGATCGCTGATTTGGTTCCGCTTGTTGGGGAAAACCGCCTCTTTGTTGCACACGGGCTTGAAGCGTTGCGAGCGACGGAGCGCATCGGGCTGCGCGCTCTTTTTCGGCAATGCCGCATTGATGCGGCGGCCATCAACGAACAGACGGTCGGATTTGTCATCGCTCCGCGCTTGAACGCGGCGGGGCGCCTCGGAGGCGCCGATCCGGCAGTGGCGCTCTTAATGACGGACGATGAGAACGAAGCGGTGCAGCTGGCGGCGGAGATGGACGAGTTAAACCGCGAACGTCAGCAGCTTGTGGCACAAATCGCTGAAGAAGCGGCGGACATGGTGCGCCGCCAATTTCCTCCTGAGGAACATCGCGTCTTGGTTGTGGCAGGCGAAGGATGGAATGCCGGAGTGGTGGGCATTGTCGCTTCTAAGCTTGTTGAGCAGTTTTACCGCCCGGCGGTCGTGCTTTCAATCGACCGGGAAAAAGGGATCGCCAAAGGGTCAGCCCGCAGCATTCATGGGTTTGACTTATTCGCCAGCCTGTCGCAATGCCGCGACCTGTTGCCGCACTTTGGCGGCCACCCGATGGCGGCGGGGATGACATTGGCGCTTGATGATGTCGAAGAATTGCGGCAACGGCTGAACGCCATCGCCGCCGAAACGTTGTCTGAGGACGATTTTACGCCGCCGACGTTCATCGATGCTTCCTGTTCGATTGCTGAGTTGACGCTGTCGACCGCCCGCGGCCTTGAGCGGTTCGCTCCGTTTGGCGTCGGCAATCCGCGGCCGCTTGTTCTCGTTGAAGGGGCGTCGGTTGAAACCATGCGGCGCGTCGGGGCGAACGGAGCCCATATGAAAGCCGTCTTTTCCCAAGACGGGGCCGCGATCGATGCCATCGGCTTCGGCCTCGGGCCGTTATGCGAAGAAATCGCTCCGGATGCGCGCATTTCGGCGGTCGGGGAGCTGTCGGTGAACGAATGGAACGGGTTCGCCAAGCCACAGCTGTCGTTGTGTGATCTGGCGGTCAGCGACTGCCAGCTGTTTGACGTCCGCGGCTGCCGCGACGTCCGTTCACTTCTTGAGCGGCTGCCAAAAGAGAAGCGGCTAGTCGTCTCCTTTCGCTGCGAAACTGGACAGCGCCCGGACGTGGCGCCATTTCGCGGGGAGCTTTATTGCGTGCCGACCGAAGAAGAGGCGGGCGCCTTATCGATTGACGACCGCTATGTCGTGCTGCTTGACGTGCCGCCGCGGCTGGCCTTGCTGTCGGCGCTTCTTGGCAACGGGCGGCCGGCGCGCATTTACGCGGTGTTCGCCCAGCCCGAGGCGCAATTTTTCCGCACGTTTCCGACGCGCGAACATTTTAAATGGTTTTACGCCTTTTTGCATCAACACCGTTCGTTTCCGCTCGCCAAGCGCGGCGGTGAGCTGGCCCGCGCCCGCGGTTGGACGGAAGAGACGGTTCATTTTATGGCGAAGGTGTTTTTAGAGCTTGACTTTATCAGCGAACAAAACGGCGTCATTTCGCTCGTTCATCAGCCGGCGAAGCGCGGTTTGCACGAATCGCCGACGTACCGCCGGCGGCGGGACGAACTTGAGGCGGAGCATCAGTTAGTCTATTCCACTTACGAGCAATTGAAACGCTGTTTGGCGGAAATGACACGTTCGCAAACGCACGAGGAGGCAAACGTATCATGGACTTAA
- a CDS encoding cation diffusion facilitator family transporter: protein MAMEHEQRFKQAKTAAVVGIAGNMALAAVKAAVGVWSQSQALIADAAHSASDVAGSFAVWVGLRAAARPPDEDHPYGHGKAESIAAIIVAVLLFLVGIEIGRSAFLSFFAPLSPPGAAAIYILLLSIAVKEAMFHYKYRLGKKLNSDALIINAYEHRSDVFSSFAALIGVGAAIVGGKWEIDWLVYADPLAGLFVSLLVLKMAWDLGRQSVHTAIDHVLHKEEAGYLREAVLSIPDVRQINELHAREHGHYVIVDLKIAVDPRLTVEEGHRIGKKVKEKLLTLPRVRNVMVHINPYNPEKKP, encoded by the coding sequence ATGGCCATGGAACACGAACAGCGATTCAAGCAGGCGAAAACAGCAGCGGTCGTCGGCATCGCCGGCAACATGGCGCTTGCTGCTGTCAAGGCGGCGGTCGGCGTGTGGAGCCAAAGCCAAGCGTTGATCGCTGATGCCGCCCATTCAGCGTCCGATGTTGCCGGCTCGTTCGCCGTTTGGGTCGGACTGCGGGCCGCTGCGCGCCCGCCGGATGAGGATCATCCGTACGGGCATGGGAAAGCGGAATCAATCGCCGCCATTATTGTCGCGGTTCTTCTATTTCTCGTTGGGATCGAGATCGGGCGCTCGGCGTTTCTGTCATTTTTCGCCCCACTGTCGCCGCCCGGGGCGGCCGCCATTTACATCTTGTTGTTGTCGATTGCTGTCAAAGAAGCGATGTTTCACTATAAATACCGGCTCGGGAAAAAGCTAAACAGCGATGCGCTGATCATCAACGCCTATGAGCACCGATCGGATGTGTTTTCGTCGTTTGCTGCGCTCATCGGCGTCGGCGCCGCCATTGTCGGTGGAAAATGGGAGATTGACTGGCTTGTATATGCCGACCCGCTCGCCGGATTGTTCGTCTCGCTGCTTGTTCTGAAAATGGCATGGGACCTTGGCCGACAGTCGGTCCATACGGCGATCGACCATGTGCTTCACAAGGAAGAGGCTGGCTATTTGCGCGAGGCGGTCTTGTCCATTCCCGATGTGCGGCAAATCAATGAGCTGCATGCACGCGAGCACGGCCATTACGTCATCGTCGATTTGAAAATCGCCGTCGATCCGCGCTTGACGGTCGAAGAGGGGCACCGGATCGGAAAGAAAGTGAAAGAAAAACTACTGACGCTGCCGCGCGTCCGCAATGTCATGGTTCACATCAACCCGTACAACCCGGAAAAAAAACCGTAA
- the secDF gene encoding protein translocase subunit SecDF gives MVKRNRIVAFFLLLLLFAGVMGPTIQGIVHNIKLGLDLQGGFEVLYEVKPAKKGDKIDQETLQSTVSALNKRINVLGVSEPRVDIEGGNRIRVQLAGVKDQNEAREILSTQAKLTFRDVNDNVLMDGSDLVQGGAKLSFDENGRPSVALKLKDADKFRQVTEKVYKMGPPNNILVIWLDFKEGVDSYRKEAGKTDPKFISAASVNQVFNQTDVSIVGNFTVKEAQQLADLLNAGALPVELHEIYSTSVGAQFGKNALQKTVLAGIIGVAAIFLFMIWFYRLPGIIAVITLSVYIYLILLLFDWMNVVMTLPGIAALILGVGMAVDANIITYERIKEELKLGKSMLSAFRAGNRGSFATIFDANLTTIIAGAVLFIYGTSSVKGFATTLIISIVVSFLTAVYGTRLLLGLLVSSRWLDKKPEWFGVKKSQILNIAETTEETEVPTKFDRWDFVKHSKKFFIFSGALAIAGVISLFALGLNLGIDFTSGTRVEVTSSQPIDAKELSDYFERLGYKPEDVVLSGTDGKTGVVRLIGVLDKQEIAKLKNELKQAYGNEPNISTVSPVVGKQLARNALIAVLISSIGIILYVTIRFEWRMALAAIVALLHDAFFIVTVFSLTRLEVDLTFIAAVLTIIGYSINDTIVTFDRIRDLMKKRKVKTVDDLKYIVNRALQQTFTRSVNTVLTVLFTVIALLIFGSEAIRNFNLALLVGLVCGVYSSLCIASQLWVVWKGQELKKGKGAKKAAAEAEPQV, from the coding sequence ATGGTAAAACGAAACCGCATCGTCGCCTTTTTTCTGCTCCTGCTTTTGTTCGCCGGAGTGATGGGGCCGACGATTCAAGGAATTGTACATAACATCAAACTGGGCCTTGACTTGCAAGGCGGTTTTGAAGTGCTGTATGAAGTGAAGCCGGCCAAAAAAGGCGATAAGATTGACCAAGAGACGCTGCAAAGCACCGTCAGTGCGCTGAATAAACGGATCAACGTCCTTGGCGTCAGTGAGCCGCGCGTTGACATCGAGGGAGGAAACCGCATCCGCGTCCAGCTCGCCGGGGTGAAAGACCAAAATGAGGCGCGCGAAATTTTGTCCACGCAGGCGAAATTGACGTTCCGCGATGTCAATGACAACGTGCTTATGGATGGAAGCGACCTCGTCCAAGGCGGAGCGAAGCTGTCGTTTGATGAAAACGGCCGGCCGAGCGTCGCTCTGAAATTGAAAGACGCCGACAAGTTCCGCCAGGTGACGGAAAAAGTATATAAAATGGGGCCGCCAAACAACATTTTAGTCATTTGGCTCGATTTTAAAGAAGGGGTGGACTCCTACCGGAAAGAAGCGGGCAAAACGGATCCGAAATTTATTTCCGCCGCTTCAGTCAACCAAGTGTTCAATCAGACGGATGTGTCGATCGTCGGCAATTTTACGGTCAAAGAAGCGCAACAGCTGGCCGATTTGCTCAATGCCGGCGCGCTGCCGGTCGAGCTGCATGAAATTTACTCCACGTCCGTCGGCGCTCAGTTTGGGAAAAACGCCCTGCAAAAAACGGTGTTGGCCGGCATCATCGGTGTGGCGGCGATCTTCTTGTTCATGATTTGGTTTTACCGGCTTCCCGGGATCATCGCCGTCATTACGCTGTCGGTATACATTTATTTGATTTTGCTTTTGTTTGATTGGATGAACGTCGTGATGACGCTGCCGGGCATTGCCGCCCTGATTTTAGGGGTTGGGATGGCGGTCGATGCCAACATTATTACGTACGAACGGATCAAAGAGGAGCTGAAGCTCGGCAAGTCGATGCTGTCGGCGTTCCGTGCTGGCAACCGCGGGTCGTTTGCGACGATTTTTGACGCCAACCTTACGACGATCATCGCCGGCGCTGTTCTTTTTATTTACGGGACAAGCTCGGTGAAAGGGTTTGCGACGACGCTCATCATCAGCATCGTCGTCAGCTTTCTCACCGCTGTTTATGGCACGCGGCTGTTGCTCGGACTGCTTGTGTCAAGCCGCTGGCTCGATAAAAAGCCGGAGTGGTTTGGCGTCAAAAAGTCGCAAATCTTAAACATTGCCGAAACGACCGAGGAAACGGAAGTGCCGACGAAGTTTGACCGCTGGGATTTTGTCAAACATAGCAAAAAGTTTTTCATTTTCTCTGGCGCATTGGCGATCGCTGGCGTCATCTCGTTGTTTGCCCTGGGGCTGAATCTTGGCATTGACTTCACGAGCGGAACGCGCGTTGAGGTGACGAGCAGCCAGCCGATCGATGCGAAAGAGTTGAGCGACTATTTCGAGCGGCTCGGCTACAAGCCGGAGGATGTCGTCCTGTCCGGCACGGATGGGAAAACAGGCGTCGTCCGCTTGATTGGCGTGCTCGATAAGCAAGAAATTGCCAAGCTGAAAAATGAATTGAAGCAAGCGTATGGCAACGAACCAAACATCAGCACCGTCTCTCCGGTCGTCGGCAAGCAGCTGGCCCGCAATGCGCTCATTGCTGTGCTGATTTCCTCGATCGGCATCATTCTTTACGTGACGATCCGTTTTGAGTGGCGGATGGCGTTGGCGGCGATCGTTGCCCTGTTGCATGACGCCTTTTTCATTGTCACTGTGTTCAGCTTGACGCGTCTTGAAGTCGATTTGACATTCATCGCCGCGGTGCTGACGATCATCGGGTACTCGATCAACGATACGATCGTCACGTTTGACCGCATCCGGGATTTGATGAAAAAGCGGAAAGTGAAAACGGTTGACGACTTGAAGTATATCGTCAACCGGGCGTTGCAGCAAACATTTACGCGCTCGGTCAATACCGTATTGACCGTCTTGTTTACGGTCATCGCGTTGCTCATCTTTGGCAGCGAAGCGATCCGCAATTTCAACCTCGCCTTGCTCGTTGGACTTGTGTGCGGCGTCTATTCGTCGCTTTGCATCGCGTCTCAGCTTTGGGTCGTTTGGAAAGGACAGGAGCTCAAAAAAGGGAAAGGAGCCAAAAAAGCGGCGGCCGAGGCCGAACCGCAGGTGTAA
- a CDS encoding post-transcriptional regulator, translated as MDENRKLREQLMPALESKCDEFRLLGYTQVTMDGLWECLCSRKWKHRPAEKKLHELVSDIFSLSPSEYMIFLTMRSYKQQAAGDDELERVLKELL; from the coding sequence ATGGATGAAAACCGGAAGCTGCGCGAACAGCTCATGCCGGCGCTCGAGTCGAAGTGCGATGAGTTTCGTCTTCTCGGCTATACGCAAGTGACGATGGACGGGCTGTGGGAATGTTTATGTTCCCGAAAGTGGAAGCATCGGCCGGCGGAAAAAAAACTGCATGAGTTGGTCAGCGACATTTTCTCTCTTTCGCCGAGCGAGTATATGATATTTTTGACGATGCGTTCGTATAAGCAGCAGGCGGCCGGCGATGATGAGTTGGAGCGGGTTTTAAAGGAGTTGTTATAG
- the spoVB gene encoding stage V sporulation protein B: protein MSKFLQGTVILIVAGFITKILGFINRIVVARMIGDEGVGLYMMAVPTLVLAITATQIGLPVAISKLVAEAEAAGDRQRVKQILVVSLATTGALSIVLLPALIAVAPWLSRTMFTDPRTYYPLLAIAPIVPIVAISSVLRGYFQGRQQMKPYAYSLLLEQIVRISLIALCTQPLLPYGVEYAAAGAMASSVLGELAALLYLLFLFKVKKSIRLRTKFFHYVQAGKETFVRLMRIALPTTGGRLIGSLSWFFEPIVVANSLALAGIAASTATRQYGQLVGYALPLLTLPSFITYALSTTLVPAISEAMAQRKLLLVEYRITQAMRLSLITGGLSTVILYLFAEPLMRWMYGTSEAAIFIQVMAPFFLLYYFQGPLQAVLQGLDLAKAAMTNSLIGAVVKLVCIFVLASRPSLGIMGAALATAVSTVLVTLLHFATVVKMVSFSIDAREYIKALGAIIAAGAIGYALSRHPLLAVPAPLWTLLAMAATAALYAACLILFRLIRREELVYLPGLHWLAGKNKRK, encoded by the coding sequence ATGTCTAAATTTTTACAAGGTACGGTCATTTTAATCGTCGCTGGCTTTATTACGAAAATTCTCGGCTTCATCAACCGAATTGTCGTCGCCCGCATGATCGGCGATGAAGGAGTCGGGCTGTACATGATGGCCGTGCCGACGCTCGTTTTAGCGATTACCGCGACGCAGATCGGGCTTCCGGTCGCCATTTCCAAACTCGTCGCCGAAGCAGAGGCGGCCGGCGACCGGCAACGGGTGAAACAAATTCTCGTCGTGTCGCTGGCCACCACCGGCGCGCTAAGCATCGTGCTTCTGCCGGCGTTGATCGCTGTTGCGCCATGGCTCTCCCGGACGATGTTCACCGACCCGCGTACGTACTATCCGCTTCTTGCCATCGCTCCAATTGTGCCGATCGTCGCCATCTCTTCGGTGCTGCGCGGCTACTTTCAAGGACGCCAGCAAATGAAACCGTACGCCTACTCGCTCTTGCTGGAACAAATCGTCCGCATCAGCTTGATCGCCTTATGCACACAGCCGCTTTTGCCGTACGGCGTCGAGTATGCCGCCGCCGGCGCCATGGCGTCTTCCGTTCTCGGCGAGCTGGCAGCATTATTGTATTTACTGTTTTTATTTAAGGTTAAAAAATCGATTCGCCTGCGGACAAAGTTTTTTCACTACGTCCAAGCCGGCAAAGAGACGTTCGTCCGCCTCATGCGCATTGCCTTGCCAACGACCGGCGGCCGTTTGATCGGCTCGCTTTCTTGGTTTTTTGAGCCAATCGTCGTCGCCAACAGCTTGGCATTGGCCGGCATCGCCGCCTCCACTGCCACAAGGCAATACGGACAGCTTGTCGGCTACGCGCTGCCGTTGTTGACGTTGCCGTCGTTTATTACGTACGCGCTTTCGACCACCCTGGTGCCGGCCATCAGCGAAGCCATGGCGCAACGCAAGCTGCTTTTGGTCGAATACCGGATCACCCAGGCGATGCGCTTGTCGCTTATCACCGGCGGCCTTTCCACCGTCATTCTTTACTTGTTCGCCGAGCCGCTCATGCGCTGGATGTACGGCACAAGTGAAGCCGCGATCTTTATTCAAGTGATGGCGCCGTTTTTCTTATTGTATTATTTCCAAGGCCCGCTGCAGGCGGTCTTGCAAGGACTGGACTTGGCGAAAGCCGCCATGACGAACAGCTTGATCGGAGCAGTGGTGAAGCTCGTGTGCATCTTCGTCCTTGCTTCCCGTCCAAGTTTGGGCATTATGGGCGCGGCGCTGGCGACTGCAGTCAGCACCGTTCTTGTGACGTTGCTTCACTTTGCCACGGTCGTCAAGATGGTGTCTTTTTCCATCGATGCACGCGAGTACATCAAAGCGCTTGGCGCCATCATCGCTGCGGGCGCAATCGGCTATGCGCTCTCCCGCCATCCGCTTTTGGCGGTGCCCGCACCGCTTTGGACGCTGCTTGCCATGGCCGCGACAGCCGCCCTATATGCCGCCTGCCTCATTCTGTTCCGGCTCATCCGGCGCGAAGAGCTCGTCTACCTTCCGGGGCTGCACTGGCTGGCCGGCAAAAACAAGCGAAAATAA